The Drosophila innubila isolate TH190305 chromosome 2R unlocalized genomic scaffold, UK_Dinn_1.0 1_C_2R, whole genome shotgun sequence DNA window AAAGTTATCCTCGTACAACTCGTCTGGAGACATTGTGAGTGTGAGCTTATGAGTGTTGTTTGTAAAGTATTGCTTAACCTTCTCCTGAAGatagtttttattatcatttaatcGCTGTCTCAGCGTTGCAATCATTTCCGAGACTCGCAGATTGGAGACAACGTCACCTTCATGATTCCACAGTGCTGTCGAGTTGAACAATAGAGCATTACCAAAATGAGGACTCTGATGTTTCAATGATAGTTCCAGATTGTGCAGAACGCTTTTAATGTGCTGCGACTCAAAACCTTCTTCGATAGTTTTGTGCACCGTCTGATCAAAGAGCTCGTTGAACTTTTTAAAGTCTTCAACCTTCAAGTCCTGTAAGCCCACTACGAAATATGTGTCCTTGCAGTCTGCTGAGAAACCCGTACTTTGGTTGTAGCCGCCGGAAAAATTGGGCTCTATCAAACTCTTATAGAAGGCTGAGTTGGGACCACGAATCATTACTTCGGATAGCACGTTCAGTTCAAAGCTCTCCTGTATATCGTTTATATCGCACATTAACAATCCAATTGCAATTTGGTTCTGTCGGTCAAAGCTGGCGCCCATGCAATCCAACCTACTCGGAATGTGGACATTACGAGGCTGTGACCAACGCTCCTGCGGGGGAATACAACTGTAGGCATTGTCAATACACTCATGGTGGGATAGGTATTCCTTATCGACAAAGGCAAGAGTTTTCTCCAGGTCAAAGGAGCCGTAGCAGAAGATGCGCGCATTACTTGGATGGTAGTATTTGCGATGGAACTCGACCAAATCCGTATGTGTTAGCTTGGGAATCTCCAGTGGGTTACCTCCCGAGACGTAGCCATACGTGTGACTTGGGAGCATATTGTTCAGCAAGTTTTGTGTGAAAACTTGGGAGTTTTCTGAGAAGGCtcctttcatttcattatagACGACACCTTTTATTATGATTTCGGAGTCCCGGTTCTGCACATCCTTGTGCTCAAGACGCCAACCTTCTTGTAGAAAGTCCAAATGCGCCAAGTTTGGTCTgcgaatataaaattatagaaagTTGGCATTGGCAATAAGTTCACAGGTACTAACCTAAATACGGCATCCAAGTAAATCTTCTGCAGGTTTCTGAAGTCCACCTCGTTCATGGTTGAAAATGGATATAGTGTGTAATCTGGTCCAGTCATTGCATTCATAAAAGTTGCAACTGATCGATTAAGCATTTTGAAGAAGGGATCCCGAACTGGAAAGTTTTTTGAACCGCACAAGGCAAGGTGCTCCAATATGTGAGGTAGACCCGTAGAGTCAAATGGCGTAGTACGGAAATTTATGGAAAATACATTGTTGGTATCCTTGCGATCCAGATACCAAAACTCAGTACCCGTGCCAATATGTCGAAGACTACACGACATTAGCTCAAAGTCAGGGATATACTCGACACGCTCGCACTTGAACCCGTGATATATCTGACCCTCactatatttgtatttacgaTCTGTCATTATATGTGGCATTCTCTCACTCCCTTGGCTCGAAAGCTTGGGCTTCGGCTTGACAGCGCCCAGGACCTCCTCGCCTCTGAACGACTTCAAATTTCGACTGGTGAAATTGCTGTGCAGCACGCTGACTGGGCGCGGCACCGCCTTTAACCATTGTAACCGTGTTAGCATTTCTGTGAGTGCGAGTCTATAAATGATAAGTACACAATACAAGTTGCTGATGATATCCTGGTAAAAGCATCGGGCTACATGAATTAACAGCAACCAATATAAAACACGAGCCAAAACTTAGTTACATCAGCCGGCATTCATATATGCATGTaccatatgtatgtatgtatgcctcgataaatttagtttattctAGACACAAACTGATTGAATTT harbors:
- the LOC117783667 gene encoding presequence protease, mitochondrial-like: MLTRLQWLKAVPRPVSVLHSNFTSRNLKSFRGEEVLGAVKPKPKLSSQGSERMPHIMTDRKYKYSEGQIYHGFKCERVEYIPDFELMSCSLRHIGTGTEFWYLDRKDTNNVFSINFRTTPFDSTGLPHILEHLALCGSKNFPVRDPFFKMLNRSVATFMNAMTGPDYTLYPFSTMNEVDFRNLQKIYLDAVFRPNLAHLDFLQEGWRLEHKDVQNRDSEIIIKGVVYNEMKGAFSENSQVFTQNLLNNMLPSHTYGYVSGGNPLEIPKLTHTDLVEFHRKYYHPSNARIFCYGSFDLEKTLAFVDKEYLSHHECIDNAYSCIPPQERWSQPRNVHIPSRLDCMGASFDRQNQIAIGLLMCDINDIQESFELNVLSEVMIRGPNSAFYKSLIEPNFSGGYNQSTGFSADCKDTYFVVGLQDLKVEDFKKFNELFDQTVHKTIEEGFESQHIKSVLHNLELSLKHQSPHFGNALLFNSTALWNHEGDVVSNLRVSEMIATLRQRLNDNKNYLQEKVKQYFTNNTHKLTLTMSPDELYEDNFKQAEAEMLKQKVSALDSKKLDLIYENGIKLETSQKSTESSDILPCLSLTDVKEPPKLPKITMKSIQNVPTQLCKVPTNEITYLKCLFNITGLSREEVMLVPLFCNVINEMGTSNHDFREFDKLVLSKTAGIDFKLNFVENVKDAKTYRLGLMMTTHALDKNVTDMFCLSEELLLNFQLEDTSRLKMLIENYISNISVGIASSGHLYAMLSSAGLVTDAAQLKSLLSGVDHIDFMKKYVQQNSTENIRDMLKNIGTKVFSKSNMRAAINSSDAYQSTALEKYTKFVEKLPVLGEMKSDIKLNMLEPSLQHYVMNIPVNYCAKTFFAVPYLHEDHPVLRVLAKLITAKYLLPVVREQNGAYGAGAKIGSDGIFSFFSYRDPHSTKTLKAFDKTYEWLQAESKKLDQQTLFEAKLGVLQQLDSPIAPGNIGIDYFLYDVSQEMFVKYRSRVLSVTVDELRTVIDKYFKEEPKNFGKCILGPANDKLEEDSNLKWNVIS